AGCGATTCTTGAAAATGGAACCATTATCTGACAGAGATCAGAGGAAAAGCATGACAGAGACCCCGAAAGACCCATTGATTAAACTTGATAAACAATGTACCCTGAAGGACGATTTTCCCGTCCCCACGCATGAAGAGTGGCTTTCAATTGTTGAGCCTTTCCTCAAGGGGGCTCCCTTCGAAAAGAAACTATGTACCCCCACTTATGAAGGTATTACCCTGAAGCCCCTGTACATCCGGGCGGACCGCGATGATATCCCCTCAGATATGTATCCCGGAGGGGATGATGGCTTGCGGGGAAACACGGCTGCCGCTTATGCAGGTAAACCCTGGATTGTAAACCAGGAACTTCCTTTTGCCCTGGCGGAGGATTTTAACAAAGCCCTGCTGAACGATTTGCAAAAAGGGCAGACAGGCGTGACGCTGAAATTGGATACGGCCACCCGTTTGGGACAGGATGCCGATTACGCAAAGACGGAAGATGTGGGAGATGAAGGTCTATCCATATCGGGATTGCGAAGCCTTGAGCGGGCTTTGAATGGCGTAGAACTCCCTGCAGTGGAAATATCACTCGACGGCGGTTTTTCAGCCCTCCCTTTTCTGGCCCTTTTTAAGGCATACCTGGATAAAAAAGGTGTGGATCCCACAGCCCTTAAAGGAAGTGTAAATCAGGATCCCTTTGCATTTTTAGCCGGAAAGGGATTTCTCCCGGTCAACACAGATACTGTTTTTGATGAAATTGCCGAAACCATCACATGGCTTGACGGCACCATGCCGGGCTTGAAGGGACTTGGAATATCCACTCTGCCGTACCATGACGCCGGTGCCAATGTCGTGCAGGAACTGGCCTGGATGCTCTCAACCCTGGTGGAATGGATAAACCGGCTGGAAGAACGGGATATAACCCCGGAACGCATTGTACGCCATCTGCGGATCACCCTGGGTGTCGGACCTTTCTTTTTTATGGAAATCGCCAGGTTCAGGGCAGCCCGGTTGCTGGTCCGTAGGGTGCTGGAAGCCTATGGATTGAAAGAATCAGCCCGTCAAATCACCTGGCATGCCCGTCCATCCAGAACCAATCAAACCCTGTATGATCCCTATGTCAATATTCTCCGGACCACCACGGAGGCTTTTTCTGCAATCCTGGGAGGCGTGGACAGCCTTCATACCAATACTTTTCATGAAATGGCCGTGGGTGAACCATCCGCCTTTGCCCGCCGGGTAGCACGGAATATCCAGATTATCCTCCGGGAGGAGTGTCATCTGGACCGCCTGATCGATCCCGCCGGTGGATCTTACTTTGTTGAGGCACTCACCCGACAGGTGGCTGAAGAAGCCTGGTCCTCTTTTCAGAAAACAGAAGAACAGGGCGGCCTGATGAAAGCCCTGGAATCCGGGTGGATCCATAACGAAATTTCTGCAGTAAGAAAAGCCCGGGAAAAAGACTATCGAAAGCGGAAACAGGTTTTGGTGGGAATCAATATGTATGCCGATATCAAACAAAAAAAGCTGGAAGCAGTGCCCGTGGATCAAAAAGCGATTCAAAAAACGCGGGCAGAGTATCTGAAAGCCTTTCGTGTTTCTCCGGGACAAAAAGAGAATCAGGCTGTCATGATGCATCTTGAGAATTTATCCCGGAATAAACAAACATTAGAAACGGCTGTACAGGCGGTGTCCGCCGGAGCCACACTGGGTGAAGTCTCACGGAGTCTGCGTCTTTCTGCAGGGAAAGGCCTTAGTATTTCACCCCTGTTGCCTTACAGAGCAGCTGAAATATTTGAACATTTCCGGGATATGGGTTGGCAGGCGGAAAGGACAGAGAGGGGCAGGCCAAAGATTATTCTGGTCAATATGGGTCCTCCCAAACAACACAAGATCCGCTCCGAATTCAGCCGGGGATTCCTGGAACCCGGTGGATTTGAAATCCTGGATACACCTGCCCAATCCTCACCGGAAGAGGCAGCCCGTACCGCACATGAAAGCGGTGCCTTTGCGGCTGTCCTCTGTTCCACCGATGAAAGTTATCCGGAGATCGTCCCAGTCTTTATTAAAAAGCTGGAAGATCTTAACTCCCCAATGAAAGTGATTGTTGCCGGCCGGCCCCGTGAAAGTATGGAAATGCTGGAAAAAGCAGGTGTTTTTCGCTTCCTCTATCTGGGAGCCGATGCCGTGGACATGTATGAGGATCTGTGGAAAACGGCGGGAGGTGAAGATCATGCGTAAACCGGATTTTACAAAAATTCCCCTTGATATTGATGCACCCCGGATGACTCGTGAGGAATGGGAAAACGCTTTTGAAAAAGAGACGGGTATGTCGGTCCGTGAAGCGGTATGGGAGACCATGGAAAAAATTCCCGTCAAACCCCTTTACGACAGGAATGATACAGAGAGCTGTGAGCATCTGGATTATCTTTCCGGGATCCCCCCTTTTTTACGAGGCCCCTATTCCACCATGTATGTAGGACGTCCCTGGACGGTCCGGCAGTATGCCGGCTTTTCCACGGCGGAAGAGAGCAATGCCTTTTATCGCCGGAATCTGGCGGCTGGACAAAAAGGGCTTTCCGTAGCCTTTGATCTGGCAACCCACCGGGGCTATGATTCGGATCATCCCCGGGTTGTGGGGGATGTGGGAAAGGCTGGCGTGGCCATCGATTCGGTGGAAGACATGAAAATCCTTTTTGACGGAATTCCCCTGGATAAAATGTCCGTCTCCATGACCATGAACGGGGCGGTGCTGCCGGTCATGGCTTTTTATATTGTGGCGGCGGAAGAACAGGGTGTTGCTCCGGAAGAATTGAGTGGAACCATCCAGAATGATATCCTCAAAGAGTATATGGTTCGCAATACCTATATCTATCCTCCGGAAGTATCCATGCAGATTATTGCCGACATTTTCAAATACACATCCGAAAAGATGCCCAAATTTAACAGCATCAGCGTTTCGGGATATCACATGCAGGAAGCAGGCGCCACAGCGGATCTTGAAATGGCCTATACGCTGGCGGATGGGTTGGAATATGTACGGACCGGGATTCAGGCGGGGCTGGATATTGATGCGTTTGCTCCCCGGATTTCTTTTTTCTGGGCAGAAGGCATGAATTATTTCATGGAAATTGCCAAGCTCCGGGCCGCCCGGCTGATCTGGGCCAAACTGATCCGGCAGTTCAATCCGAAAAATCCCAAATCCATGTCTCTGCGGACCCATTCCCAGACATCCGGCTGGAGTCTGACAGAGCAGGACCCCTACAACAATGTCGCCCGGACCTGCATCGAGGCCATGGCAGCAGCTTTGGGACATACCCAGTCCCTTCATACCAATGCCCTGGATGAAGCCATTGCCCTGCCGACGGATTTCTCTGCCCGGATAGCCCGGAACACCCAGCTTTATTTACAGGATGAAACCTGGATTACAAAAGTCATTGATCCCTGGGGCGGTTCCTATTTTGTGGAGTCCCTGACCCATGAACTGCTGCAGAAGGGCTGGGATCATATCCTGGAAGTGGAGGGATATGGCGGCATGACCAAAGCCATTGAGGCCGGCATTCCCAAGATGCGCATTGAAGAAGCGGCTGCCCGGCGTCAGGCCCGCATTGATTCAGGTCGGGAAACTATTGTGGGACTCAATAAATTTCCCCCTGAAGAGAAAGATCCCATCGAGATTCTCGAAGTGGATAATACGGCGGTTCGTCTTTCCCAAATCCGCAGACTCCGGGAGATTCGGTCCAAACGGGACGATAAGGCAGTGGATAAAGCCCTGAAAGCCATTACTGCCTGCACGGAATCCGGCGAAGGAAACCTGTTGGATGTGTGTGTTGAAGCGGCAAGAAGCCGGGCAACTCTGGGAGAAATATCATCAGCAATTGAAAAAGTATGTGGAAGGTATCAGGCTGTGACGAGGACAATTTCAGGTGTGTATAGCAGTGAATATGCCGGAGATGAAGAAGATCTGGTTCAAAAAGTCCGGGAACTCACCGATGATTTTGAAAAACGGGAAGGCCGGCGTCCCCGGATCCTTATTGCGAAAATGGGCCAGGATGGACATGACAGGGGGGCCAAGGTTGTAGCAACGGCTTATGCCGATATGGGCTTTGATGTGGATATGGGCCCTCTTTTTCAAACGCCGGAAGAAACAGCTCGGCAGGCCGTGGAAAACGACGTGCACGTGGTGGGCATGAGTTCACTGGCAGCGGGACATAAAACACTGCTCCCCCAACTTGTTGACGCCTTAAAAAAACTGGGACGCGAAGATATTATCGTCATTGTCGGCGGTGTGATCCCGTCCCAGGATTATGACTTTCTCTACCAACACGGAGCTTCGGCCATATTCGGACCTGGTACCCGGATCCCGGAAGCGGGGCTCCGGCTTATGGAAGAAATCAACGAACGGTTTGGGCACGAATGAGAGAAACAGATAAAGATCAGGATCCCGAAAAAGATCAGGAGGAAGTGGAGGGTGAACGGAGTTACCGGCCGGATTGGGCACCCCCGGAAGATCATGATGCCTTTGCCGTGAAAGTGGTCCGGAGCGGACATCCGGAGGGGATGAAAAAAGAGATTACCAAAGGGCCTAGACGAAAAAATCTTTCAGTGGATGAGTACGTGACGGGTGTTTTAAAGGGTAACAGGCCAATACTGGCCCGGACCATTACGCTTATTGAAAGCCAGGCTCCCCGGCACCGGGAAGTGGCAGCCCGGGTCCTTCACCGATTACTTCCCCATGCCGGAAAGTCTCTTCGTATTGGCATTTCCGGTGTCCCCGGCGCCGGTAAGAGTACTTTTATCGAGACCTTTGGGCTCCAGCTTATTCAAAACGGTCACCGTGTGGCTGTGCTGGCTGTGGATCCAAGTTCTTCCGTCACAAAAGGAAGTATTTTGGGGGATAAGACCCGGATGGAAAAGCTCTCCCGGGATGATCATGCTTTTATCCGTCCGTCTCCTTCAGGGGGAACCCTGGGAGGAGTGGCATCAAAAACCCGTGAAAGCATCACCGTGTGTGAAGCTGCCGGATACGATGTGATCCTGGTTGAAACCGTGGGGGTGGGACAAAGCGAGATCACGGTCCGCTCCATGGTGGATTTTTTCCTCCTCCTGCAAATTTCCGGTGCAGGGGATGAGCTTCAGGGAATCAAAAAAGGCGTTATTGAAATTGCCGATGCCGTGGTCATCAATAAGGCGGATGGTGACAATGTTCAGAAAGCGGAAATGACCCGAAACCAGTTTGAAACGGCCATTCATTACCTAAAACCCGTCACCAGAGGATGGAATTGTCGCGTGCTGACCTGTTCAGCTCTCACAGGATCCGGAATCCCCGATATCCGCCGGATGATCTGGGACTTTAAAGAGCAAACGACACAGACAGGTATTTTTCAGCAAAGACGGAAAGAACAGGCAGTGAACTGGTTTTTCAGTATGATTGATGAACGGATGCGTGCCTGGTTTTATGATCATCCGGAAATCCGTGATAATATCAATACCTTAAAGGAGAAAATCACGTCCGGAACCCTTTTGCCCACAACCGGGGCAGAGCAAGTCATGGAAGGTTTTCTCGAAAAGATTTTCCCTAAAAAAGGGGAGTAATTGATTCTCTGATTGTGTAAGTTTTTGATTGGGAGCAGTAACACGTGACACGTGACGCGTGACGCGTGACGAGTGACGCGTGACAAGTCGTTGAATGTGACAGACTAAGAAATTGAGGGTAACATGATTAAAGGAATTTCACATATTGGGATTGCAGTCCGCTCACTGGATGAACAGATACCCTATTACAAAGATGTATTGGGTCTCCCGTTGTTGGGGATTGAAACGGTTCAGGACCAGGGTGTTAAGGTTGCGATGTTTCAGGTGGGAGATACACGGATTGAACTCCTGGAACCCCTGTCCGAAGAGAGTCCCATTGCTAAGTTTCTTGAGAAAAGGGGAGAAGGGTTTCATCACATCGCCTATGGGGTGGATAATTGTGAAAGCGCCCTTAAAACGGCTGAAGAAAAGGGAATCCGTCTCATAGACCACAAACCCCGTTTAGGTGCCGGTGGGCATTTGATTGGATTTCTTCATCCCAAATCCACCTATGGGATTTTAACTGAACTGACTCAGGAACACGAAGAATCATAAGCCATCCTTCAATCAAAAGGAGAAGACAGGTATGTCGATGCAGGAGAATTTGAAAAAACTCCGGGAAATGCGACAGAAAGCATTGGAAGGGGGCGGAGAAGCCCGGATTGCCAAACAGCATGAAAAGGGTAAGCTGACCGCCCGTGAACGAATCGATTTTTTACTGGATAAAGATTCCTTTGAGGAATTTGATATGTTTGTAACCCACCGAAGCCGGGATTTCGGTCTGGATAAGAAGAAATATTTGGGTGATGGTGTGGTAACTGGGTATGGGACCATTGACGGCAGACTGGTCTATGTATTTTCCCAGGATTTTACGGTACTGGGGGGAAGTCTGAGTGAGACCTTTGCCATGAAAATCTGTAAAGTGATGGATATGGCCATGAAAATGGGGGCTCCTGTCATTGGTCTGAATGATTCCGGTGGTGCCCGTATTCAGGAAGGGATTATGTCCCTTGCGGGCTACGCAGATATTTTCCAGCGGAATGTGGAAGCCTCCGGTGTGGTTCCCCAGATTTCCGCCATTTTGGGCCCCTGTGCCGGTGGGGCTGTCTACTCCCCGGCGCTGACGGATTTCATCATCATGGCGGAAGAGACATCCTACATGTTTATCACCGGCCCGAAGGTTGTGAAAACTGTTACGAACGAGAATGTCACAGAAGAGCAGTTGGGTGGGGCCATGGTCCATGCCTCCAAGTCTGGTGTGGCCCAGTTTTCGGCAGAGAATGAAGAAGAAGCCCTGGGAATTATCCGGAAACTGATCAGTTATCTGCCACAAAACAACCTGGAAGAAGCACCCCTGGTATCAACCCATGATCCCATTAACCGGGTGGATGACGAATTGGCTTCTATCATTCCTGATTCCACAAACCAGCCCTATGACATGAAGGATATCATCTACCGGATTGTGGATGACGAGGAATTTCTGGAAGTATCCCGCCACTTTGCCCCCAATATGATCACGGGCTATGCCCGCTTTAACGGCCGGTCGGTAGGGATTGTAGCCAATCAACCCAGCTATCTGGCGGGTGTTCTGGATATTAATGCCAGTAAAAAAGCCGCCCGCTTTGTCCGCTTTTGTGATGCCTTCAATATTCCCATCTTAACCCTGGTGGATGTTCCCGGTTTCCTGCCGGGTACTGCCCAGGAGTACCGGGGAATCATCAGCGAAGGGGCAAAACTGATTTATGCCTTTGCCGAAGCGACGGTACCGAAAGTGACGATCATTACACGAAAAGCCTACGGCGGTGCGTATGATGTGATGAGTTCGAAACATCTCCGGGGCGATGTGAATTATGCCTGGCCAACGGCTGAAATCGCTGTGATGGGTGCCGAAGGGGCCGTTCAAATCCTTTACAGGAAAGAATTGGAAGATGATTCGGATGGTCACCGTATGAATGAACTGGTGGAAGAATACCGGGAAAAATTTTCAAATCCCTTTGTCGCCGCAAGCCGGGGTTTCGTGGATGATGTGATCGATCCGAAAAATACCCGTTTTCGCATTATCCGGGCCTTCGAAAGCCTGCTGACAAAAAAACTGACAAATCCCCTGAAAAAACATGGAAATATTCCTTTATAGGAGATGGCATGTTCAAATACAAATTGACAGCTGCATGTCTGGCGATAACCACTCCCCTCTTTTCGGCCATGGCCGGTAAAGGATCCGGTTTTATTCTGAAAATTACCATATCCGGTTTCCTGATTGTAATGGTGGCACTCACCGTCGTCTATCTTTTTGTCATGTTGATAAATACGGTGTTAAAGATGGCCTTTGAATATCAGCACAAACGGGAAGAGCGCCGGAAACTGGAGAAGGAAGTGGGAGAAAGTGCCGAGGGAAAAGGGTCAAAAATTCCCGATGACACAGCCACGGCGATCATGATGGCCGTATACCTTTTCAGACGCCAGAGCCTGGAAGAAGAAAAAGCCAAACTCACATTTGAACGGTGGGCAAAACCCTATTCGCCCTGGTCCAGCAAAATTTACGGACTCAGGCAGCCTATCGTGACCATCAAACGAGCAGGGAAGTAGAAGATGAAAAAGATGAAATTTCTGATCAATGGAAATCCCTATGAACTGGCCGTAAAGTCTATCACTGATGATTCGGCAGTTGTAGAGTGCAACGGCACCGATTATGAAGTGGAAATTCTGGAATCACGGGCGGAACAAAAAACACCGCGCCTGGTCCGTAAAAATGTAGCTCCTTCCAGTTCTGAAAAAGTGGAGCGGACCCATAAACCCACAGAGCATGTCGGCAGTCAATATATTAAAGCACCCATTCCGGGAACTATCCTCTCAATACTTGTCAATCCGGGGGATTCGGTGGAAATCGGCCAGGTTGTGGCAAAAATGGAAGCTATGAAAATGGAAAACAATATCATGGCTTCGTCAGATGGTGTGGTAAAAACCGTGAATGTCAAACCGGGAAGTTCTGTGCTGGAAGGTGAAGTCTTAATTACCCTGGAGGTTTAATGGATATCGTCTTTGAATTTTTACGCTATTCAGGATTCGCCAATATAACCATAGGCCACGTGATTATGTTGATTGCCGGCGGTATCTGTATCTATCTGGGCGCCGCAAAAAATTATGAACCTCTCCTCTTGGTTCCCATCGGTTTCGGCATTATTGTCGGAAATATCCCCTTTCTGGAAGGCGGTGGATTACAAATCGGAATTTATGAAGAAGGTTCTGTCATGAATTATCTCTACTATGGCGTTTTAAAAGGAATTTATCCTCCCCTTATCTTTTTGGGGATTGGAGCCATGACAGATTTTTCCGCCCTTTTGTCTAACCCGAAGCTTGTGATTCTGGGTGCGGCAGCACAGATGGGTATTTTTCTGACCTTTTTAACGGCGAATTTTCTGGGATTTACCATTCAGGAAGCAGGAGCTATTGGTATTATCGGAGGAGCCGATGGTCCCACGGCGATCTTCCTTTCATCAAAACTGGCGCCTCATCTCATGGGTGCC
This window of the Candidatus Neomarinimicrobiota bacterium genome carries:
- a CDS encoding methylmalonyl-CoA mutase family protein; the encoded protein is MKMEPLSDRDQRKSMTETPKDPLIKLDKQCTLKDDFPVPTHEEWLSIVEPFLKGAPFEKKLCTPTYEGITLKPLYIRADRDDIPSDMYPGGDDGLRGNTAAAYAGKPWIVNQELPFALAEDFNKALLNDLQKGQTGVTLKLDTATRLGQDADYAKTEDVGDEGLSISGLRSLERALNGVELPAVEISLDGGFSALPFLALFKAYLDKKGVDPTALKGSVNQDPFAFLAGKGFLPVNTDTVFDEIAETITWLDGTMPGLKGLGISTLPYHDAGANVVQELAWMLSTLVEWINRLEERDITPERIVRHLRITLGVGPFFFMEIARFRAARLLVRRVLEAYGLKESARQITWHARPSRTNQTLYDPYVNILRTTTEAFSAILGGVDSLHTNTFHEMAVGEPSAFARRVARNIQIILREECHLDRLIDPAGGSYFVEALTRQVAEEAWSSFQKTEEQGGLMKALESGWIHNEISAVRKAREKDYRKRKQVLVGINMYADIKQKKLEAVPVDQKAIQKTRAEYLKAFRVSPGQKENQAVMMHLENLSRNKQTLETAVQAVSAGATLGEVSRSLRLSAGKGLSISPLLPYRAAEIFEHFRDMGWQAERTERGRPKIILVNMGPPKQHKIRSEFSRGFLEPGGFEILDTPAQSSPEEAARTAHESGAFAAVLCSTDESYPEIVPVFIKKLEDLNSPMKVIVAGRPRESMEMLEKAGVFRFLYLGADAVDMYEDLWKTAGGEDHA
- the scpA gene encoding methylmalonyl-CoA mutase; protein product: MRKPDFTKIPLDIDAPRMTREEWENAFEKETGMSVREAVWETMEKIPVKPLYDRNDTESCEHLDYLSGIPPFLRGPYSTMYVGRPWTVRQYAGFSTAEESNAFYRRNLAAGQKGLSVAFDLATHRGYDSDHPRVVGDVGKAGVAIDSVEDMKILFDGIPLDKMSVSMTMNGAVLPVMAFYIVAAEEQGVAPEELSGTIQNDILKEYMVRNTYIYPPEVSMQIIADIFKYTSEKMPKFNSISVSGYHMQEAGATADLEMAYTLADGLEYVRTGIQAGLDIDAFAPRISFFWAEGMNYFMEIAKLRAARLIWAKLIRQFNPKNPKSMSLRTHSQTSGWSLTEQDPYNNVARTCIEAMAAALGHTQSLHTNALDEAIALPTDFSARIARNTQLYLQDETWITKVIDPWGGSYFVESLTHELLQKGWDHILEVEGYGGMTKAIEAGIPKMRIEEAAARRQARIDSGRETIVGLNKFPPEEKDPIEILEVDNTAVRLSQIRRLREIRSKRDDKAVDKALKAITACTESGEGNLLDVCVEAARSRATLGEISSAIEKVCGRYQAVTRTISGVYSSEYAGDEEDLVQKVRELTDDFEKREGRRPRILIAKMGQDGHDRGAKVVATAYADMGFDVDMGPLFQTPEETARQAVENDVHVVGMSSLAAGHKTLLPQLVDALKKLGREDIIVIVGGVIPSQDYDFLYQHGASAIFGPGTRIPEAGLRLMEEINERFGHE
- the meaB gene encoding methylmalonyl Co-A mutase-associated GTPase MeaB; this encodes MRETDKDQDPEKDQEEVEGERSYRPDWAPPEDHDAFAVKVVRSGHPEGMKKEITKGPRRKNLSVDEYVTGVLKGNRPILARTITLIESQAPRHREVAARVLHRLLPHAGKSLRIGISGVPGAGKSTFIETFGLQLIQNGHRVAVLAVDPSSSVTKGSILGDKTRMEKLSRDDHAFIRPSPSGGTLGGVASKTRESITVCEAAGYDVILVETVGVGQSEITVRSMVDFFLLLQISGAGDELQGIKKGVIEIADAVVINKADGDNVQKAEMTRNQFETAIHYLKPVTRGWNCRVLTCSALTGSGIPDIRRMIWDFKEQTTQTGIFQQRRKEQAVNWFFSMIDERMRAWFYDHPEIRDNINTLKEKITSGTLLPTTGAEQVMEGFLEKIFPKKGE
- the mce gene encoding methylmalonyl-CoA epimerase; its protein translation is MIKGISHIGIAVRSLDEQIPYYKDVLGLPLLGIETVQDQGVKVAMFQVGDTRIELLEPLSEESPIAKFLEKRGEGFHHIAYGVDNCESALKTAEEKGIRLIDHKPRLGAGGHLIGFLHPKSTYGILTELTQEHEES
- a CDS encoding acyl-CoA carboxylase subunit beta gives rise to the protein MSMQENLKKLREMRQKALEGGGEARIAKQHEKGKLTARERIDFLLDKDSFEEFDMFVTHRSRDFGLDKKKYLGDGVVTGYGTIDGRLVYVFSQDFTVLGGSLSETFAMKICKVMDMAMKMGAPVIGLNDSGGARIQEGIMSLAGYADIFQRNVEASGVVPQISAILGPCAGGAVYSPALTDFIIMAEETSYMFITGPKVVKTVTNENVTEEQLGGAMVHASKSGVAQFSAENEEEALGIIRKLISYLPQNNLEEAPLVSTHDPINRVDDELASIIPDSTNQPYDMKDIIYRIVDDEEFLEVSRHFAPNMITGYARFNGRSVGIVANQPSYLAGVLDINASKKAARFVRFCDAFNIPILTLVDVPGFLPGTAQEYRGIISEGAKLIYAFAEATVPKVTIITRKAYGGAYDVMSSKHLRGDVNYAWPTAEIAVMGAEGAVQILYRKELEDDSDGHRMNELVEEYREKFSNPFVAASRGFVDDVIDPKNTRFRIIRAFESLLTKKLTNPLKKHGNIPL
- a CDS encoding biotin/lipoyl-binding protein → MKKMKFLINGNPYELAVKSITDDSAVVECNGTDYEVEILESRAEQKTPRLVRKNVAPSSSEKVERTHKPTEHVGSQYIKAPIPGTILSILVNPGDSVEIGQVVAKMEAMKMENNIMASSDGVVKTVNVKPGSSVLEGEVLITLEV